Part of the Roseofilum capinflatum BLCC-M114 genome is shown below.
TATAAGGGACGGGGGTTTGTACAAATTACGGGACGGCGCAATTATACGGACTGGTCTCAACGGTTGGGGATTGATTTGGTGGGAAATCCCAGTTTAGCCAAAGATTGGGAAATCGCAGCGAGAATTCTGGTGATTGGGATGCGCGATGGAACCTTTACGGGGTATCGCTTGGGCCATTTTATTTCGGGGTCAACTAGGGATTTTCGGGGCGCTCGGCGAATTATTAATGGTTTAGATCGTGCCGGACTGATTGGGGCGATCGCCGAAGAGTATTACAGAGTTCTGTAGCGTCTATCGCCATCTGTACTATGAATATTAGGTTAACTTCTGTCAAGTGGATGACTCTTTTAATGGTTGTCACCCTTGCCGCTTGTCAAACTTCACCGGCTTCCCGGTCTTCTGCTTCTTCAGGAGCCTCAAGTCCCCAGGATCTCTCAGGGGGAGAACCGACCCCAACTCTAACGGCTGAGATTAAACGTCCCCATGAGGTGTTTGCCGCCATTTTATCGGAGTTGGAAAATCAGACGGATTTGCCTGTTATCCTACCGAGTCTGCTTCCTGAAGAGAAGGAAACTTCTCCAGTTTATGCCTTGACGACAGAAGTTTCCGCTTCTGAATATCAGGTACTGCTGGGATTTACTCCCGATTGTAACGGGGGAACTGCTTGTCGTTGGGGGGAAATTTCTGGGCAAACGGGGCCCTTGATGGCTCCAGAAGAAGGAGAATCGGTTAATCTCGCTCAAGGGATTACCGGGTATTTTGTTCCGGCAACTTGTGGGGCCAATTGTTCTGATGCTGTTGTGATGTGGGAACAGGCTGGAGGACACTATCGTATTGGCTTGAAGGCTGGAGAAAAGGATCGGTTAATCGAGATGGCCAATTCTGCGATCGCCACCGCTCACCCATAAGTTGATCTTGAGTCTAAGCTTTGAAGTCCCTTGTGGACAGCATTAAAACCGAATCCCACATTCGGTTTTATGGCTTCCTCTCCACCGTTTGAGGGTTTCATCTTCAACGGGTTTGGGAATTAAGGAGGTAGTGGGGCGATCGCTGATATAGGGATAGCCTTGGTCATGGAGAGGGTTGTACATGACCTCATGTTCATATACATAAGCCCAAGTTTCCCGGCCTCGCCAGCAGGCGAGAGGATTAATTTTCAACCGTCCCATTGAATCAAGTTCAAGGATCTCGATCTGATGATGGCTAGTCATTTGATCGCGCCGTCTTCCCGTTAGATAGGCGATCGCTTCTAGATCCTTAAGCCCCCGTTCCAAGGGTTCTCGACGGGTGAGAGTGGCAAATTTTTCTAAGTCGCGTTCCCATAAGCTTTTACCGTAGGACTTTTCAAAAGCTTTGCGTGTGGGAAGACTAGCCATTTTATACGCCTTCACATCTAGGTCATAGCAGGCTGTAGCTTCCGAGACAAAGGCTAGAGTTTCGGGAAAATGATATAACGTATCGACAAACAGTACCGGAATTTTTTGCTCTGGACACAGATAGCGATACAGCATATCTGTAATCACCATATCATCGACGTTAAAAATACTTGCCTGTACTAAGCCCGTAGGAAAGTTCTGCAAGCACCAACCAATGATATGCAAGGGATGGGTATGACTGAATCGGCGATTAAGTTCCTGTAAGTCGAGGTTGGTGTGAACTTGGCCTGAAGTTGCGGTCAGATTGGTCATGAACACTGAATACCCTAATTATGGTGTGACCTCCAATCTTTAGTTTACCTTAAGATTGTGCCGATCCATTTTTTGATTTGTCCTCTGGGGTTGTGCTGTGGAAAAGCGACCTTCAGTGAGACAATGGGATGGCAATCATTCGTAAAATTTTCGTAAAATCATTGATTATGCGCTTAATCTTATACAGTAAACCCGGCTGTCATCTCTGTGAGGGATTGCAGGAAAAGCTCGAACAAGTGCAGAAGGTTGCCTTTGAGTTAGAAGTTCGGGATATTACCACCAATGACACTTGGTGGCAGGCTTACGAATACGAAATACCGGTGTTGGTTGTCGATAGCACTCCCCCTCAGCGCTTACCCCGTCTCTCTCCTAGGGGAACAGTTGCCCAATTGGAGAAGATGTTAGCCAAATATAGCTAGAGAATGGGGGAATGGCGACCTTGCTCAGAAGCGATCGCTGCGTCACAATAATCAGAAGAATACTGCTTTTAGATGTCAAGATCGCCTGACCTATGATCGCTGCTGCACCCCTGACAGCTCAACCCTCTGTTCACCCTCACCCCACCTACAAAACCGATATTGCCATTGTGGGAGCCGGCATTGTGGGGGCGACCTTAGCTTGTGCCCTAAAAGACTCTGGCTTAAGCATTACCCTAATTGAGGCTCAACCCCAAGAGAAAGCGGCCTCAAAGCGGCAAGCCTATGCCCTTACCTTGATGTCTGGCAAGATTTTTGATCGATTAGGGGTTTGGCAAGAAATCCTGCCTCAAATCGTCACCTTTGACCATATTCAGATCTCGGATGCCAATCAATGGGTAGTGGATTTAACCCCGGCAGATTTGGGCATGGATCATCTGGGTTATGTGGGGGAGCATCGGGTAATTTTAACGGCGCTACAACAGCAAATTAATCAATCCCCTCAGATTCAGTGGGTGTGTCCCGCACAGGTGCAAGAGGTGAAATATTTTGACGATTTTGCCCAGATTTGGGTCAACTCTGCCGAACATGAGGAACCGATGGTGATTCAGAGTCGCTTGGTTGTGGCAACTGATGGCTCTAAATCTGCCATTCGCCAAGGGGCCCAAATTTCGACCCAAGGATGGCGCTACTGGCAGTCTTGCGTGGCAACCACGATTAAAACGGAAAAACCCCACAATAATGTGGCCTTTGAACGGTTTTGGTATACCGGCCCCATGGGGGTTTTGCCCTTGCCGGGAAATCGGGTACAGGTGGTTTGGACATCTCCCCACGAACAAGCTGAAGCTCTGCAACAGTTGGATGAGGCGGAGTTTTTGCGTCGCTT
Proteins encoded:
- a CDS encoding glutaredoxin family protein, yielding MRLILYSKPGCHLCEGLQEKLEQVQKVAFELEVRDITTNDTWWQAYEYEIPVLVVDSTPPQRLPRLSPRGTVAQLEKMLAKYS
- a CDS encoding FAD-dependent hydroxylase, translated to MIAAAPLTAQPSVHPHPTYKTDIAIVGAGIVGATLACALKDSGLSITLIEAQPQEKAASKRQAYALTLMSGKIFDRLGVWQEILPQIVTFDHIQISDANQWVVDLTPADLGMDHLGYVGEHRVILTALQQQINQSPQIQWVCPAQVQEVKYFDDFAQIWVNSAEHEEPMVIQSRLVVATDGSKSAIRQGAQISTQGWRYWQSCVATTIKTEKPHNNVAFERFWYTGPMGVLPLPGNRVQVVWTSPHEQAEALQQLDEAEFLRRLEYRTAGILGRLELDGPRFVFPVQLMQCDRYVEHRLALAGDAAHCCHPVGGQGLNLGIRDAAALAEVIKTAHTQNQDIGQLENLKPYQQWRKPQNWMILGFTDFLDRTFSTDWLPVVWIRRLGLLFLQKFRIGRYLSLRLMTGLMGRAPEVN
- a CDS encoding phosphoadenylyl-sulfate reductase produces the protein MTNLTATSGQVHTNLDLQELNRRFSHTHPLHIIGWCLQNFPTGLVQASIFNVDDMVITDMLYRYLCPEQKIPVLFVDTLYHFPETLAFVSEATACYDLDVKAYKMASLPTRKAFEKSYGKSLWERDLEKFATLTRREPLERGLKDLEAIAYLTGRRRDQMTSHHQIEILELDSMGRLKINPLACWRGRETWAYVYEHEVMYNPLHDQGYPYISDRPTTSLIPKPVEDETLKRWRGSHKTECGIRF